A window of Phragmites australis chromosome 2, lpPhrAust1.1, whole genome shotgun sequence genomic DNA:
TTTTGTTCAGCGTCGTTGAATAGCAACTGCAAAGTCTGAACAGGAAGGGGAACCAAGTCTTGTAACTACAATTATAAAGTCAGGAAGGAAACGTAGCTTATCATTACTTATTTGCGAATGGCGTGGCGGCGTTGAAGAACAAACAGGAAGCTGAATCGTTCCATACGTACGAACAGAGAAAAAGAAGGCGAGACGAAAGGGACATGATATATACGGTTAATGTCACTTTCACGGTTTCCTAGCTAGTTTTCGCAAAGGAAATAATAGGTTAGGATGTTCAGGGTCATTCAGCAAATGTGCTGACTGGTGACGAGTGcgtgattgattgattgattgattaccTATAAGGCTGCAATCGAGTCCAAACATGCAACTCACTACACTAAGTCCCAAGAGAAGACATCGACCAAGGAAATAGCACTGCACGATGCGACCCATTTTGTACCAACACAAACACAAGAAATTCAGTATCATGTGCTCTGATCATGCATGCTTTTCTAAATTGCAGTTAAGACTCACGACTCGATCCAAAGCTGCTTTAACTTTCGCCGAAAATCGAAAGCTGCTAGCAAGAAGCTAATAAGAGTGCAGCATGTGTAACCGTGCACGCCAGCCGGGCCAACGAGCTCGTCAGCGGCGCCGGCCCTTGGCTTTGCCGCCGTGGGACGGCTGCTTGTCCTTGCCGAAGAGGCTGCAGAAGCCACAGGCGGCGACGCGCGGGGACGGCGGGTCCAGCGCCGGCTGCACGTGCCTCGCCCTGTACCCGCCGTGCCGGCTCGAGCCGCTCCGCTGCTGCCGCGCGGCCGGCGCCTCCTTCGCCCGGGCAGACTTGGCGAGCTCGCCCGACGCCGACTGGCACTTGTCCTCCCACACCGTCCCCGAAGACCCCGACCGCCGGAACGTCTCGCTCGACCGCTGCAGCCCCGCCATGTACGCGCGCGGCTGACCAGACCACCACGGCACCACGTCGACGggcccctctcctcctctcggCTAATCGGTCTGTGGCCTTTCTTTCTACTCGTCGCCCGTCCGCGCGGCCTGTGCACCGCCTATATATCATTTTGCAGGCGCAGACGGAGCTCGGGAGTCAATGCAGATGTGTGCTTGCGCTGTGTGTACGGGCAGCATAAGGGTCGCCTTGTGCAGCTGCGGCAGGAGACAACGGCCGTCTCACTCCGAGAGGGCTGCTGGGTCCTGAACCTGTGATCAGACTGCATTAAATTAAGCCGGAAAGAAGTGGTTATTAGACTTTGACCAGGAAAACAAATACGACatagtagtagtagtactaACTACTTATTGAATCAATggagtttcaaaaaaaaaaaaaaagaatcagtgAGGTTTAAAAAATATCGAATCAATGGAGCTGAAGGAATTTACGCTTTGGTTGCGACCGACTTGCAATGGACTGAACAGGTGGAGACGCGTTCAAGCGATGCTTGCTGCTTTGTCCTCGTTTGGGTTGCTTAGCCTCCTCGTCTCCGGAGTCCTGGCTACTCAGGTGGACTTTGAATTGGTTTTACTACATCTTCAGGATCCGGTCGTGACGGTTTCCTTGTGTTTATTCAAACCGTGCATGTACGGCATCGGCTCCAGGCGTGCTAGTTTATTATATGTGTTTGCTAGAAGACTGAAGTTTAGTTGTGGTTCGGAATGATTGATACTACATGCAAAGATAAACGGACGAACCATATGAAGAGTAGGAGTGTGTTGATTGATGCGTGCAGAGACAAATGGGCGAAACTTTGAGAGGTGCGTGGGAATGGAATCATGCACAGAGCCATACTGGACTATCAATCGCGCACGTCTGACTTGAATCGGACTCTTAACATTGAATGCTTTGAAATTGTTTGTTCAAACGTTGGATGATCGATACTCAAGCTATATTCTGACCATGTAAGATATGGCTGACTAAAGCCCCTGTTTAGTGAGATTCAGGGGTTGAACACGTGAAGAACTGGAGAACAAATCCAGGAAGTTGTAGTAGGATACAAACAATCAATAGATTAGCTCTTTTTTTAAGCTGAAACAGAGACTGGCTGTCTCgttcaaaagaaaacaagaaaaaacttATCGTATACTACAACTCACCCATGAACTACCAGCCCGAGAGAATTAGCAGAGACATGCTACTGAAGTACTAGTACACCATGGCTTGTAAAAGTAACTGGAACGCACAGGAGTAAGCGTGGCCTCACCGTAGGATGATGAAATCGGCGGCACTGCCTCCCCGTCAAACAACATCACTGAATTGAGAGATCCATCGCGTTTGCACGTAGGGCCTTGCCAAATATTGACTCGCCCAGCCTAAATTGGGTGCTAATTTTTAGCTCGCCACAGCCCGTAGTTGGCGTCACCCAACCCCGTTAGTCAATTCCTAACTCCTCGCCAACGCGCGGGACAAACTAGCAGCGTGTAAATCGGCCGCCAAACTCTTGGCAGGGTTGGAGGGCACAATCCAAACATGTCCATAGAGATTGCACGTTGGACAAATGTCCTGCTCGGAGGCCCAAGCACGGCACGTTTCCATGTGTTTATCTCGGTGAACCTGGACTAAGACGATGGGCCTTTCTTCGAGTCCAATTGTAAACCTGTTCTGTTCTTCCGTATGTCCGCGCGCGTACCGCATGGCGTGTGTGCTATAGGCTGCGCAAAAGATTGTAGTCCCCACACCTGCCGGGCCGGCCGGACTCAACTTGTTCGAC
This region includes:
- the LOC133910043 gene encoding MAPK kinase substrate protein At1g80180-like encodes the protein MAGLQRSSETFRRSGSSGTVWEDKCQSASGELAKSARAKEAPAARQQRSGSSRHGGYRARHVQPALDPPSPRVAACGFCSLFGKDKQPSHGGKAKGRRR